The Saccharopolyspora gloriosae genome window below encodes:
- the ribA gene encoding GTP cyclohydrolase II: MPTSNVAEAVATLAAGGKVLVIDDEDRENEGDLIMAAEHATTDEVAFFLHHTSGFLCVSLDEHRARELELDLMVTANTESHGTAFLVSVDLRHGTSTGISAGDRAATIRALADPALAPADLARPGHVLPLRAKSGGVLERAGHTEAGVELCRAAGLSGAALLCEIVTPDRREMMRRPELDDFALRHDIPMITIADLVEHARTAAATVRPTGRAELPTELGTFQATTYPSAAGIEHLALTMGDPSGAGAPLVRLHSECLTGDLVGSLRCDCGVQLRTAMSTIAEQGRGILLYLRGHEGRGIGLGHKLRAYELQQHRGMDTLEANVELGFPVDGRDYTDAARILHDLGVSSVRLMTNNPDKCRALAEHGIDVAERIALEAPPNPHNTGYLATKRDRMGHLLQQSA; encoded by the coding sequence ATGCCCACGTCGAACGTCGCCGAAGCGGTCGCCACCCTCGCCGCAGGTGGGAAGGTCCTCGTCATCGACGACGAGGACCGGGAGAACGAAGGCGACCTGATCATGGCCGCCGAACACGCCACCACCGACGAGGTCGCGTTCTTCCTGCACCACACCTCGGGATTCCTGTGCGTGTCGCTGGACGAGCACCGGGCGCGCGAGCTCGAACTGGACCTGATGGTCACCGCCAACACCGAGAGCCACGGCACGGCGTTCCTGGTCAGCGTCGACCTCCGGCACGGCACCTCCACCGGCATCAGCGCCGGTGACCGGGCCGCCACCATCCGAGCGCTGGCCGACCCGGCGCTCGCGCCCGCCGACCTGGCCCGGCCCGGTCACGTGCTGCCGCTGCGCGCCAAGTCCGGCGGGGTGCTGGAACGCGCCGGGCACACCGAGGCGGGCGTGGAGCTGTGCCGCGCGGCGGGCCTCAGCGGCGCCGCGCTGCTGTGCGAGATCGTCACCCCGGACCGGCGCGAGATGATGCGCCGCCCCGAACTCGACGATTTCGCGCTGCGGCACGACATTCCGATGATCACGATCGCGGACCTCGTCGAGCACGCCCGCACCGCCGCGGCGACGGTCCGGCCCACCGGACGTGCCGAACTCCCCACCGAGCTCGGCACGTTCCAGGCCACCACCTACCCGTCCGCGGCGGGCATCGAGCACCTCGCGCTGACGATGGGCGACCCGAGCGGCGCCGGAGCTCCGCTGGTGCGGCTGCACAGCGAATGCCTCACCGGCGACCTCGTCGGCTCGCTGCGCTGCGACTGCGGCGTGCAGCTGCGCACGGCGATGAGCACCATCGCCGAGCAGGGGCGGGGAATCCTCCTCTACCTGCGCGGGCACGAAGGGCGCGGCATCGGGCTCGGACACAAGCTGCGGGCCTACGAACTCCAGCAGCACCGCGGGATGGACACCCTGGAGGCCAACGTGGAACTCGGATTCCCGGTCGACGGCCGCGACTACACCGACGCGGCGCGAATCCTGCACGACCTCGGGGTGAGCTCCGTGCGGCTGATGACGAACAACCCGGACAAGTGCCGCGCCCTCGCCGAGCACGGGATCGACGTCGCCGAGCGCATCGCCCTCGAAGCGCCGCCCAACCCGCACAACACCGGATACCTGGCAACCAAACGCGACCGAATGGGCCACCTACTCCAGCAATCCGCTTGA
- a CDS encoding sugar phosphate isomerase/epimerase family protein: MPRPVTLFTGQWADLPFEEVCRLAAGWGYDGLEIACSGDHFEVDRALAEDDYVQGRLDLLEAHGLKVWTLSNHLVGQAVCDHPIDERHRGILPARIWGDGEPEGVRTRAAAELQDTARAAAKLGVSTVVGFTGSSIWHAVAMFPPVPPEMIERGYADFAARWNPILDVFDEVGVRFAHEVHPSEIAYDYWTTRRALEAIGHRPAFGLNFDPSHFLWQDLDPVTFLWDFQDRIYHVDCKESVKQFNGRNGRLGSHLPWADPRRGWDFVSTGHGDVPWEPIFRGLNAIGYAGPISVEWEDAGMDRMLGAPDALAFVRKLTAIEPPEVAFDAAFATDK, from the coding sequence ATGCCGAGACCGGTCACGTTGTTCACCGGCCAGTGGGCCGACCTGCCGTTCGAGGAGGTGTGCAGGCTCGCCGCCGGCTGGGGTTACGACGGGTTGGAGATCGCCTGCTCCGGGGATCACTTCGAGGTCGACCGGGCGCTGGCCGAGGACGACTACGTCCAGGGGCGGCTGGACCTGCTGGAAGCCCACGGGTTGAAGGTGTGGACGCTGTCGAACCACCTGGTGGGGCAGGCCGTCTGCGACCACCCGATCGACGAGCGGCACCGCGGCATCCTGCCCGCGCGCATCTGGGGCGACGGTGAGCCCGAGGGCGTGCGCACGCGCGCCGCGGCGGAGTTGCAGGACACCGCGCGAGCCGCGGCGAAGCTCGGGGTGTCCACGGTGGTCGGGTTCACCGGTTCCTCCATCTGGCACGCGGTGGCGATGTTCCCGCCGGTGCCACCGGAGATGATCGAACGGGGCTACGCCGACTTCGCCGCGCGGTGGAACCCGATCCTCGACGTGTTCGACGAGGTGGGCGTGCGGTTCGCGCACGAGGTGCATCCCAGCGAGATCGCCTACGACTACTGGACGACGCGGCGCGCGTTGGAGGCGATCGGGCACCGGCCCGCGTTCGGGTTGAACTTCGACCCGAGCCACTTCCTCTGGCAGGACCTGGACCCGGTGACCTTCCTGTGGGACTTCCAGGACCGGATCTACCACGTGGACTGCAAGGAGTCGGTCAAGCAGTTCAACGGGCGCAACGGGCGGCTCGGCTCGCACCTGCCGTGGGCGGATCCGCGGCGCGGCTGGGACTTCGTCTCGACCGGGCACGGCGATGTGCCGTGGGAGCCGATCTTCCGGGGGCTCAACGCGATCGGCTACGCGGGGCCCATCTCCGTCGAGTGGGAGGACGCGGGGATGGACCGGATGCTCGGCGCGCCGGACGCGCTCGCGTTCGTCCGCAAGCTGACGGCGATCGAACCGCCGGAGGTCGCCTTCGACGCCGCCTTCGCCACCGACAAGTAG
- a CDS encoding sugar ABC transporter ATP-binding protein, with protein MTADLLAMSGIVKEFPGVRALDGVELRVRPGEVHCLLGQNGAGKSTLIKVLSGAHPADGGTIRWRGEEISLSSPADALRRGVAAMYQELDLVPGLSVAENIFLGHEPATAGFSRRGAARGAAAGLMARLGHPEIEPDREVGSLPAASRQLVSMARALQHEARLIVMDEPTAALSAGEVDNLFRVIGELTADGVAVIYISHRMEEIRRIADRVTVIKDGRTVAAGLAVAEATTGELVALMTGGSPPELEAVGSTATERPVLEVLGLGRRGEFADVSFTVHAGEIFGLAGLVGCGRSELLETIFGARTAESGAVRVGGRRVRPGSVPAAVAAGIGLTPEERKSQALLPLLPLAANVTLASLPRLSRFGFTDRSRELAETREVVDQLQLRPADPARPIAAFSGGNQQKAVIGRWVLRGCRVLLLDEPTRGVDVGARAELYALMRRLAAEGIAIVVVSSDIPEVLALADRVLVLRDGAAVRTATAGEITESDVLDLVMEAAR; from the coding sequence ATGACGGCCGACCTGCTGGCGATGTCCGGCATCGTCAAGGAGTTCCCGGGCGTGCGCGCCCTGGACGGGGTGGAGCTGCGGGTGCGCCCCGGTGAAGTGCACTGCCTGCTGGGGCAGAACGGCGCCGGGAAGTCCACGTTGATCAAGGTGTTGTCCGGTGCGCATCCGGCCGACGGCGGCACGATCCGGTGGCGGGGTGAGGAGATCTCGCTGTCCTCGCCCGCCGACGCGTTGCGGCGCGGCGTCGCCGCGATGTACCAGGAGCTGGACCTGGTTCCCGGGTTGAGCGTCGCGGAGAACATCTTCCTCGGCCACGAACCGGCCACCGCCGGTTTCAGCCGCCGGGGCGCGGCGCGCGGTGCGGCTGCGGGGCTGATGGCGCGGCTGGGGCACCCGGAGATCGAACCGGACCGCGAGGTCGGCAGCCTGCCCGCCGCGTCGCGGCAGCTGGTGTCGATGGCGCGGGCGCTGCAGCACGAAGCGCGGCTGATCGTGATGGACGAGCCGACGGCGGCGCTGTCGGCAGGGGAGGTCGACAACCTGTTCCGCGTCATCGGCGAACTCACCGCCGACGGCGTCGCCGTCATCTACATCTCCCACCGCATGGAGGAGATCCGGCGCATCGCCGACCGCGTCACGGTCATCAAGGACGGCCGCACGGTCGCCGCGGGCCTCGCGGTGGCGGAGGCCACGACCGGCGAACTCGTCGCGCTGATGACGGGTGGTTCACCACCGGAACTGGAGGCGGTGGGCAGCACGGCCACCGAGCGACCGGTGCTGGAGGTGCTCGGGCTCGGCCGCCGGGGCGAGTTCGCGGACGTGAGCTTCACGGTGCACGCGGGGGAGATCTTCGGGCTCGCCGGACTCGTCGGGTGCGGTCGCAGCGAACTGCTGGAGACGATCTTCGGCGCCCGCACTGCGGAGTCGGGTGCGGTGCGGGTCGGCGGCCGTCGCGTGCGGCCGGGCAGCGTCCCGGCGGCGGTGGCGGCGGGGATCGGCCTCACCCCGGAGGAGCGCAAGAGCCAGGCGCTGCTGCCGCTGCTGCCGCTGGCCGCGAACGTCACGCTGGCGTCGCTACCGCGGTTGAGCCGGTTCGGCTTCACCGACCGCTCCCGGGAACTCGCCGAGACGCGGGAGGTCGTCGACCAGCTCCAGCTGCGGCCCGCCGATCCGGCCCGGCCGATCGCCGCCTTCTCCGGCGGCAACCAGCAGAAGGCCGTCATCGGCCGCTGGGTGCTGCGCGGCTGCCGGGTGCTGCTGCTCGACGAACCGACCCGCGGCGTCGACGTCGGTGCCAGGGCGGAGCTGTACGCCCTGATGCGGCGGCTCGCCGCCGAGGGGATCGCGATCGTGGTGGTCTCCAGCGACATCCCGGAAGTGCTGGCGCTGGCCGATCGGGTGCTGGTGCTGCGCGACGGCGCAGCGGTGCGCACCGCGACCGCCGGGGAGATCACCGAATCCGACGTCCTGGACCTCGTCATGGAGGCGGCGCGATGA
- a CDS encoding Gfo/Idh/MocA family protein, whose protein sequence is MNVLGVALVGHAFMGVVHSQAWRTVGRVFDLPARPEMVVLCGRRKDAVHQDAARHGWREASDDWKSVLLRDDVHVVDICTPGDSHAEIAMSALEAGKHVLCEKPLANSVAEAELMAEAADRARRGGIQAMVGFNYRRVPALSLARELIEQGRLGTIRHVRAQYLQDWLLDPQAPLTWRLRAERAGSGALGDLGAHLVDLAQFLLDEDIVSVCGLVDTFVAERPLVDDAQRTGPVTVDDATMFTARFGGGALGTFEATRYAAGRKNGLRIEINGSAGSLAFDFESMNELSFYDATEGAETAGFRRILATEADHPYLGAWYPPGHVLGYEHTFTHQLRDFVTAIAERTTPSPDFAAGLRVQRVLDAVQRSAAHHSRWIPVGGGR, encoded by the coding sequence ATGAACGTGCTCGGTGTTGCCTTGGTGGGTCATGCCTTCATGGGCGTGGTCCACTCGCAAGCGTGGCGAACCGTGGGACGGGTCTTCGATCTCCCGGCCCGGCCGGAGATGGTGGTGCTGTGCGGGCGGCGCAAGGACGCCGTGCACCAGGACGCCGCCCGGCACGGTTGGCGGGAGGCCAGCGACGACTGGAAGTCCGTGCTGCTGCGCGACGACGTGCACGTGGTCGACATCTGCACCCCGGGCGACAGCCACGCCGAGATCGCGATGAGCGCGTTGGAGGCGGGCAAGCACGTGCTGTGCGAGAAGCCGCTGGCGAACTCCGTGGCCGAAGCGGAGTTGATGGCCGAGGCGGCGGATCGCGCGCGGCGCGGCGGAATCCAGGCAATGGTCGGGTTCAACTACCGCCGGGTGCCGGCGCTGTCGTTGGCCCGCGAGCTGATCGAGCAGGGCAGGCTGGGCACGATCCGGCACGTGCGGGCCCAGTACTTGCAGGACTGGTTGCTCGATCCGCAGGCGCCGCTGACGTGGCGGTTGCGGGCGGAGCGGGCCGGGTCCGGGGCGTTGGGCGATCTGGGCGCGCACTTGGTGGATCTGGCGCAGTTCCTGCTCGACGAGGACATCGTCAGCGTGTGCGGCTTGGTCGACACCTTCGTGGCGGAGCGACCGCTGGTCGACGACGCTCAGCGCACCGGTCCGGTGACGGTGGACGACGCGACGATGTTCACCGCGCGGTTCGGCGGCGGCGCGCTCGGCACGTTCGAGGCGACCCGCTACGCGGCGGGGCGCAAGAACGGGCTGCGCATCGAGATCAACGGCAGCGCGGGCAGCCTGGCGTTCGACTTCGAGTCGATGAACGAGCTGTCGTTCTACGACGCGACCGAGGGCGCTGAGACCGCCGGTTTCCGGCGCATCCTGGCCACCGAGGCCGACCACCCGTACTTGGGCGCCTGGTATCCGCCGGGGCACGTGCTGGGCTACGAGCACACGTTCACCCACCAGTTGCGGGACTTCGTCACCGCCATCGCCGAGCGCACCACGCCGAGCCCGGACTTCGCGGCCGGTCTGCGGGTGCAGCGGGTGCTGGACGCGGTGCAGCGCAGCGCCGCCCACCACAGCAGGTGGATACCGGTGGGAGGCGGCAGATGA
- a CDS encoding ROK family protein, producing MQPENSHQVRLLASLRFNGAQAAAELAAQVSLSRSKIGQELGRLQELGFVERAGKAASQGGRRSGLVQLSRRLRFVGVDIGATSLDVGVTDGLLELVAHTSEPIDIKDGPDAILGRAVEVIDKLRAEGHLPALNGVGVGVPGPVSFRDGFTVSPPIMPGWDRYPVREHFTQQLDCPVQLDNDVNLMALGEMYCGLARSVPDFLFVKIGTGIGCGIVTGNRVLRGSNGSAGDIGHIAVHDTGPVCGCGRTGCLEAWFSGASLSRDATALARGGESPGLHELLGDRDALTAHDVGIAMRHGDPQALGLVRDGGRRLGRVLAGLVNFANPAMIVVGGGVAGLGHPLLAEVRSELYRRSTPLATSTLPIALSELGEHAGVVGAAALISDQVFGAGPTP from the coding sequence GTGCAACCAGAGAATTCCCACCAAGTCCGCTTGCTGGCGTCCTTGCGGTTCAACGGGGCGCAGGCCGCCGCGGAACTCGCCGCCCAGGTGTCGCTGTCCCGCTCCAAGATCGGCCAAGAACTGGGCCGGTTGCAGGAGTTGGGGTTCGTGGAACGGGCGGGCAAGGCCGCGTCGCAGGGCGGACGCCGGTCCGGCCTGGTGCAGTTGTCGCGGCGGCTGCGCTTCGTCGGCGTGGACATCGGCGCCACTTCGCTGGACGTCGGCGTCACGGACGGACTGCTGGAACTGGTCGCGCACACCAGCGAACCCATCGACATCAAGGACGGCCCGGACGCGATACTCGGGCGGGCCGTCGAAGTGATCGACAAGCTGCGCGCCGAAGGGCACCTGCCCGCGCTGAACGGGGTGGGCGTCGGGGTGCCGGGCCCGGTGAGCTTCCGGGACGGCTTCACCGTCTCCCCGCCGATCATGCCGGGCTGGGACCGCTACCCGGTGCGCGAGCACTTCACGCAGCAGCTGGACTGCCCGGTGCAGCTGGACAACGACGTCAACCTGATGGCGCTCGGCGAGATGTACTGCGGGCTGGCCCGGTCCGTGCCGGACTTCCTGTTCGTCAAGATCGGCACCGGCATCGGGTGCGGCATCGTCACCGGCAACCGGGTGCTGCGCGGCAGCAACGGGAGCGCGGGCGACATCGGGCACATCGCGGTGCACGACACCGGCCCGGTGTGCGGGTGCGGGCGAACGGGGTGCCTGGAGGCGTGGTTCAGCGGCGCTTCGCTGTCCCGCGATGCGACCGCGCTGGCGCGCGGCGGCGAATCACCGGGATTGCACGAGCTCCTCGGCGACCGCGACGCGCTGACCGCGCACGACGTGGGGATCGCGATGCGCCACGGCGATCCGCAGGCGCTCGGGCTGGTCCGCGACGGAGGCCGCAGGCTCGGCCGGGTGCTCGCAGGCCTGGTCAACTTCGCCAACCCGGCGATGATCGTGGTCGGCGGCGGCGTGGCCGGACTAGGCCACCCGCTGCTGGCGGAGGTCCGCAGCGAGCTCTACCGCCGATCAACCCCCCTGGCCACCAGCACCCTGCCCATCGCCCTCTCCGAACTCGGCGAACACGCCGGAGTGGTAGGCGCAGCAGCCCTCATCAGCGACCAGGTCTTCGGAGCCGGCCCGACCCCCTGA
- a CDS encoding ABC transporter permease, which translates to MNERTLDATPPATGSSLVSRWWARTDIRLVALLIVLIGLCVVGYITRPDAFLTEGNISTVLRLAAAIGVVSVGMTFVISAGGIDLSVGSMVALSSVWMTTWATQSYGVGAMVVCALLVGTGCGLVNGLLVAYGRVVPFIATLAMMASARGLAERISGRQTQVVDVAAFGAVFQADLLGVPVLIWIFAAVFAGGWTLLNRTTFGRRTLAVGGNAEAARLAGINVRRHTALVYALAGLCCAIAAIMVVARTTSGASTNGLYYELDAIAAVVIGGTLLSGGRGSMTGTLIGVLIFTTLSNVFTLNNLETDIQNIVKGAIIVLAVLLQARTRRRSSLS; encoded by the coding sequence ATGAACGAGCGGACCCTCGACGCGACACCCCCCGCGACCGGCTCGTCACTGGTGAGCCGCTGGTGGGCGCGCACCGACATCAGGCTGGTCGCGCTGCTGATCGTCCTCATCGGACTGTGCGTGGTCGGCTACATCACTCGCCCGGACGCGTTCCTGACCGAGGGCAACATCTCCACCGTGCTGCGGCTGGCCGCGGCCATCGGAGTGGTCAGCGTCGGGATGACGTTCGTGATCTCGGCGGGCGGGATCGACCTGTCGGTCGGTTCGATGGTGGCGCTGTCCAGCGTGTGGATGACCACCTGGGCCACCCAGTCCTACGGGGTGGGCGCGATGGTGGTGTGCGCGCTGCTGGTCGGCACCGGCTGCGGCCTCGTCAACGGGCTGCTGGTCGCCTACGGCCGGGTGGTGCCGTTCATCGCGACGCTGGCCATGATGGCCTCGGCGCGCGGGCTGGCCGAGCGGATCAGCGGCAGGCAGACGCAGGTGGTCGACGTCGCGGCGTTCGGCGCGGTCTTCCAGGCCGACCTGCTGGGCGTCCCGGTGCTGATCTGGATCTTCGCCGCGGTGTTCGCGGGCGGCTGGACGCTGCTCAACCGCACCACGTTCGGACGCCGGACGCTGGCGGTCGGCGGCAACGCCGAAGCGGCTCGGCTGGCCGGGATCAACGTCCGCAGGCACACCGCGCTGGTCTACGCGCTGGCCGGCCTCTGCTGCGCCATCGCGGCGATCATGGTGGTGGCGCGCACTACCTCCGGCGCGTCCACCAACGGCCTGTACTACGAGCTGGACGCGATCGCCGCGGTCGTCATCGGCGGCACCCTGCTCTCCGGCGGGCGCGGCAGCATGACCGGCACCTTGATCGGCGTGCTGATCTTCACGACGTTGAGCAACGTCTTCACGCTCAACAACCTCGAAACCGACATCCAGAACATCGTCAAGGGCGCCATCATCGTGCTCGCCGTGCTGCTGCAGGCCCGCACTCGCCGCCGCAGTTCCCTCAGCTGA
- a CDS encoding LLM class flavin-dependent oxidoreductase: MPRVPRKLTLSVLDTSPIVAGSSPQQALHRTLDLAALTDEIGYHRYWVPEHHGMRGVACAEPAVLAGAIASATARLRVGAGGVLLANHAPLLVAERWGMLAALHPGRIDLGIGRAPGGAPATAEALRRPPDATSAPAHAAALAELLDHFEPEPQRSRVRAVPARGNRPDIWLLGSSGTGARLAARHGLPHANAHHLNPDDAHVVARDYRAAFQPSASLPEPTTLVSVAVICAGTDARAEWLAGSTRAKALSRRRGNRILLPGPEDAAGELAALDPAEVAACSPGLVAGSPGTVRRELHAIAARTGTAELMITTPIHDHEQRLRSYELLADAVR; the protein is encoded by the coding sequence ATGCCGCGGGTGCCTCGGAAGCTGACGTTGTCCGTCCTCGACACCTCGCCGATCGTCGCGGGCTCCTCGCCGCAGCAGGCGCTGCACCGCACCCTCGACCTCGCCGCGCTCACCGACGAGATCGGCTACCACCGCTACTGGGTGCCCGAGCACCACGGCATGCGGGGCGTCGCCTGCGCCGAGCCCGCGGTGCTCGCCGGGGCCATCGCGTCGGCCACGGCACGGCTGCGGGTGGGCGCGGGCGGGGTGCTGCTGGCGAACCACGCGCCGCTGCTGGTCGCCGAGCGGTGGGGCATGCTCGCCGCCCTGCACCCCGGCCGGATCGACCTCGGCATCGGCAGGGCTCCCGGCGGCGCGCCCGCCACCGCCGAAGCGCTGCGCCGACCGCCCGACGCCACGAGCGCACCGGCGCACGCCGCCGCGCTGGCCGAACTCCTGGACCACTTCGAGCCCGAGCCGCAGCGATCGCGAGTGCGGGCCGTACCGGCTCGCGGGAACAGGCCCGACATCTGGCTGCTCGGTTCGTCCGGCACCGGCGCGCGCCTGGCCGCGCGGCACGGGCTGCCCCACGCGAACGCCCACCACCTGAACCCGGACGACGCGCACGTCGTCGCCCGCGACTACCGGGCCGCGTTCCAGCCGTCCGCGTCGCTGCCGGAGCCCACGACGCTGGTCAGCGTGGCGGTGATCTGCGCCGGCACCGACGCCCGCGCCGAGTGGCTCGCCGGGTCCACGCGCGCGAAGGCGCTGAGCCGACGGCGCGGGAACCGAATCCTGCTGCCCGGCCCGGAGGACGCGGCCGGTGAGCTGGCGGCGCTCGACCCGGCAGAGGTCGCCGCGTGCTCCCCCGGCCTCGTCGCGGGCTCGCCGGGCACCGTGCGCCGCGAGCTCCACGCCATCGCGGCGCGCACCGGCACCGCCGAACTGATGATCACCACCCCGATCCACGACCACGAGCAGCGCCTGCGCTCCTACGAACTCCTCGCGGACGCGGTGCGGTAG
- the dapA gene encoding 4-hydroxy-tetrahydrodipicolinate synthase gives MSPHLSGVLTALPTPFTSDGEVDVAALGRVVDRSIDGGVDGLVACGSTGEFAALDEDERRLVVETVVRRAAGRVPVVAQTGAVSTDQAIRLSRHAQEAGAAVVMLVTPYYEPLSEPETEQYLRAVAGSVDIPVMLYNLPAVTGVDLSPELVAKLAREVGNIRYIKDTNADMSRLRQLIHHHGDVITTFGGWDTLILAALTEGAAGVVAGSANLVPAELVSMHRALRAGELDGARAEWSRLHPLMDTLMTVPFISAVKAVLNAEGLPVGSPRSPLLDLAPDATRRISAQAAAARGETAPVRAGNAPAAPAEVLRSGDSRPLVVAAELPPSRHFIAGGYADSTSARELDVIDPCSEQVLCRTPDGTAEDVDRAVAEAVAARGSWARRVPKDRSDVLHAIADRVAEHEDSLARLESANTGKPLAVARDDIAGTVDTFRFMAGAVRATGSMPAGEYLDDHLSLIVREPVGVVGVVTPWNYPLMMAAWKIAPILAAGNTCVLKPSEITPVTTLKFAELVADLLPPGVLNIVTGRGDVVGARLSSHPDVDLVALTGSVPSGRAVARAAADGLKRVHLELGGKAPVVVFEDADLAAAAETLRTASFWNSGQECGAACRVLVHESVATEFVEHLVREAATLATGEAAAEGAEIGPLVSRAHFDRVRGHLERALRDGARAALGGGPLEGPGYFIAPTVLVDVPEGAEIAREEVFGPVVTVETFRDEQEAIRRANDVPYGLAASVWTENARRSHDVPARIHAGTVWVNSHLALANEVPWGGFKGSGYGRDLSILALEDYSRTKHVMHNHTR, from the coding sequence ATGTCGCCGCACCTGAGCGGAGTTCTCACCGCCCTGCCTACGCCGTTCACCTCCGACGGCGAGGTCGACGTGGCCGCGTTGGGCCGCGTGGTCGATCGCAGCATCGACGGCGGGGTCGACGGCCTCGTCGCCTGCGGCTCCACCGGTGAGTTCGCCGCGCTGGACGAGGACGAACGCCGCCTGGTCGTGGAAACCGTGGTGCGGCGGGCCGCCGGGCGCGTCCCGGTCGTGGCCCAGACCGGCGCGGTGAGCACCGACCAGGCGATCCGGCTCTCCCGGCACGCGCAGGAGGCCGGGGCCGCGGTCGTGATGCTGGTGACCCCGTACTACGAGCCGCTGAGCGAGCCGGAGACCGAGCAGTACCTGCGCGCGGTCGCCGGCTCCGTCGACATCCCGGTGATGCTCTACAACCTGCCCGCGGTGACCGGTGTCGACCTCTCCCCGGAGCTGGTCGCGAAGCTCGCGCGCGAGGTCGGCAACATCCGCTACATCAAGGACACCAACGCCGACATGTCGCGGCTGCGGCAGCTGATCCACCACCACGGGGACGTGATCACGACCTTCGGCGGCTGGGACACGCTGATCCTCGCCGCGCTCACCGAAGGGGCTGCCGGGGTCGTGGCGGGCAGCGCGAACCTCGTGCCCGCCGAGCTCGTCTCGATGCACCGCGCGCTGCGCGCCGGTGAACTGGACGGCGCTCGCGCCGAGTGGTCCCGGCTGCACCCGCTGATGGACACCCTGATGACGGTGCCGTTCATCTCCGCGGTGAAGGCCGTGCTCAACGCGGAGGGACTGCCCGTCGGCAGCCCGCGCAGCCCGTTGCTGGACCTCGCGCCCGACGCGACGCGGCGCATCTCGGCGCAGGCCGCGGCGGCCCGGGGCGAGACCGCACCGGTGCGCGCCGGGAACGCACCGGCGGCACCCGCGGAGGTGCTGCGCTCGGGCGACTCGCGTCCGCTGGTCGTGGCGGCGGAACTGCCCCCGTCGCGGCACTTCATCGCCGGTGGGTACGCCGACTCGACCTCGGCTCGGGAACTCGACGTGATCGATCCGTGCTCGGAGCAGGTGCTGTGCCGCACTCCCGACGGCACCGCCGAGGACGTGGACCGGGCCGTGGCCGAAGCCGTCGCGGCGCGCGGCTCCTGGGCGCGGCGGGTGCCGAAGGACCGCTCGGACGTGCTGCACGCGATCGCCGACCGCGTCGCCGAGCACGAGGATTCGCTGGCACGGCTGGAATCCGCGAACACCGGCAAGCCGCTGGCGGTGGCCCGCGACGACATCGCGGGCACCGTCGACACCTTCCGGTTCATGGCGGGTGCGGTGCGGGCGACCGGCTCGATGCCGGCGGGGGAGTACCTCGACGACCACCTGTCGCTGATCGTGCGCGAACCGGTCGGCGTGGTGGGCGTGGTGACGCCGTGGAACTACCCGCTGATGATGGCGGCCTGGAAGATCGCGCCGATCCTGGCCGCGGGCAACACCTGCGTGCTCAAGCCCTCGGAGATCACGCCGGTGACCACGTTGAAGTTCGCCGAGCTGGTGGCCGACCTGCTGCCGCCCGGCGTGCTCAACATCGTCACCGGTCGCGGTGATGTGGTGGGTGCGCGGCTGTCCTCGCACCCGGACGTCGACCTGGTGGCGCTGACCGGTTCGGTGCCCAGCGGTCGCGCGGTGGCGCGGGCGGCCGCCGACGGGCTCAAGCGAGTGCACCTGGAGCTCGGCGGGAAGGCGCCGGTGGTCGTCTTCGAGGACGCCGACCTGGCCGCGGCGGCCGAAACCCTGCGCACGGCGTCGTTCTGGAACTCCGGCCAGGAGTGCGGTGCCGCGTGCCGAGTGCTGGTGCACGAATCCGTGGCGACCGAGTTCGTCGAGCACCTCGTCCGCGAGGCCGCCACGCTGGCGACCGGCGAGGCCGCGGCGGAGGGTGCGGAGATCGGCCCGCTGGTGTCCCGGGCGCACTTCGACCGGGTGCGCGGCCACCTGGAGCGCGCGCTGCGCGACGGTGCGCGCGCCGCGCTCGGCGGCGGCCCGCTGGAGGGGCCGGGGTACTTCATCGCGCCGACCGTGCTCGTCGACGTGCCCGAAGGCGCCGAGATCGCTCGCGAGGAGGTCTTCGGGCCGGTCGTCACGGTCGAGACCTTCCGCGACGAGCAAGAGGCGATCCGCCGGGCCAACGACGTGCCCTACGGGCTGGCCGCATCGGTGTGGACGGAGAACGCGCGCCGCTCGCACGACGTGCCCGCGCGCATCCACGCCGGGACGGTCTGGGTGAACTCGCACCTGGCGCTGGCCAACGAGGTCCCGTGGGGCGGGTTCAAGGGTTCCGGTTACGGCCGGGACCTGTCGATCCTCGCGCTGGAGGACTACTCCCGCACCAAGCACGTCATGCACAACCACACCCGCTGA